From the genome of bacterium (Candidatus Blackallbacteria) CG13_big_fil_rev_8_21_14_2_50_49_14:
ACCTCAGAACCCAAGGTTTTGCTCAACCCCAATGCCTTCAGCAAAGAAGGCACCGTTTCAGTCATGAGCACCACCCCCAGCTGGGATGGCAATCAACTGGCGTATAGTCTGTCTCACCGGGGCTCAGACTGGCAGGAAATTCGCATCCGGGATGTGAAAACCGGCCAAGATTCGCATGAAGTGCTGATGCATACCAAGTTTGCAGGCATCGCCTGGAACCACGAAAATACGGGTTTTTATTATAACCGCTACCCCGATCCCGGCACGGTTCAGGACGCCGATTTGAGCTATTACAATGCCGTCTATTGGCATGAGCTGGGCACGGTTCAGGATGACGATATCTTGGTCTATGAACGCCCCGATGACAAAGACCTGGATTTTTGGCCGACGATGACAGAAGATGGCCAATATCTTTTGCTCACCGTCTTTTTGGGGACTGACCGCCGCAACCGGATTTATTACCGCCCCGAAAATTCCCGCGCAGGCTTTATTCGGCTGCTCGATCAGGCCGATGCCCATTACCAGTTTGTGGGCAATGAGGGCGATACCTTTTATTTCTTTACCGATCACCAGGCCCCCCATGGCCGTTTGGTGGGCATTCAGCTCAAAAAGCCCGACCCCGAGCACTGGCTGGAGATTATTCCCGAACATGAAGATATTCTGGTCAATGTGACCCTTGCAGGCAACCGTTTTGTGGCGGTTTATCAGCATCACGCGCATCACAAGCTGCGTATTTATGATCTTGAGGGCACCTACCAGGACGATATCCCCCTGCCCACGCTGGGGGCCGTGAGTGAATTGAATGGCCGCCGTTACCAGAATGAGCTGTTCTTTGGCTTTACCTCGTTTCTCTTCCCCACCCGCACCTACAGTTACCAAATGCAGGCCCATGATTTGATTGACCTGCATGAGCATATCCAGGTGGCGGGTTTTCAGGCCGAAGACTATGTGGTGCATCAGGAATTTGCGACCAGCCCCGATGGCACTCGGGTGCCGATGTTTTTGGTGCATCGCAAAGACTTTACCCCCACGGGTGAGACCCCGGTTTTGATGTATGGCTATGGCGGTTTTCGCCAATCTCTCACCCCCCAGTTTACGGCCACCCTGCTGCCCTGGTTGGAACAGGGCGGCATTTATTGCCAGGTCAATACGCGTGGTGGCTTTGAATATGGGGTGGAATGGTATAAGGCCGGAACCCTTGAGCGCAAACAGAATGTCTTTGACGATTTTATCTCGGCGGGCGAGTGGCTGATTGCCAATAACTATACCTCGCCCCAAAAATTGGCAATTCGCGGCGGCAGCAATGGCGGTCTGCTGGTTGGGGCCTGCATGCTGCAACGCCCAGACCTCTTTGGCGCAGTGGTTTGTCAGGTGCCTGTTTTGGATATGCTGCGCTACCACCGCTTTACCATTGGCCGCTATTGGGTG
Proteins encoded in this window:
- a CDS encoding S9 family peptidase yields the protein MSQEQQSFTYPEAKREEIVEDYHGTSVADPYRWLENPATPESRAWTDEQNQLTRAFVDSPVRGQILSRLKEVCDYDRWSAPEKAGDHYFFWKHEGLKNQPVLYTTTRFTSEPKVLLNPNAFSKEGTVSVMSTTPSWDGNQLAYSLSHRGSDWQEIRIRDVKTGQDSHEVLMHTKFAGIAWNHENTGFYYNRYPDPGTVQDADLSYYNAVYWHELGTVQDDDILVYERPDDKDLDFWPTMTEDGQYLLLTVFLGTDRRNRIYYRPENSRAGFIRLLDQADAHYQFVGNEGDTFYFFTDHQAPHGRLVGIQLKKPDPEHWLEIIPEHEDILVNVTLAGNRFVAVYQHHAHHKLRIYDLEGTYQDDIPLPTLGAVSELNGRRYQNELFFGFTSFLFPTRTYSYQMQAHDLIDLHEHIQVAGFQAEDYVVHQEFATSPDGTRVPMFLVHRKDFTPTGETPVLMYGYGGFRQSLTPQFTATLLPWLEQGGIYCQVNTRGGFEYGVEWYKAGTLERKQNVFDDFISAGEWLIANNYTSPQKLAIRGGSNGGLLVGACMLQRPDLFGAVVCQVPVLDMLRYHRFTIGRYWVTDYGNAEARVEDFNFLYAYSPLHNVKGGVIYPPVLITSADHDDRVVPSHAKKFAATLQHASHGHNLVLLRVDTDAGHGRGKPLSKTLEEMSDIYAFLFKITGLSYSSQG